In Priestia megaterium NBRC 15308 = ATCC 14581, the following proteins share a genomic window:
- a CDS encoding aromatic ring-hydroxylating oxygenase subunit alpha translates to MEQQPTMTKSKTATPYPRDCTFSLEDWTTLAKYWYPVARCSDVTEKPTSVKLLDVNLVLYRTTHKVVAARDLCVHRGTPLSMGWVEDDEIVCPYHGFRYATDGACTSIPAHPDANISPRLCMAVYPVIERFGLVWTSLTGEQDNLPYFDAWEAPDFQQIVCPSFDIMGSAGRQMEGFLDVAHFAWVHTDTFGDRNNAFVPKYKVSDTDYGLHVEYTSTVSNYSKEQQHLNPPDFKWLRVFDVYPPFTATLKVYFPEGAELWIMNAVSPISARETRLFAPIARNFDKDSPVEGVYDFNLRVFDEDREMVENQKPEDLPLDLQMEAHIMADQTSIGYRKLLKKMGLSFRYTS, encoded by the coding sequence ATGGAACAACAACCAACCATGACCAAATCAAAAACGGCAACTCCCTACCCAAGAGACTGCACGTTCAGCCTGGAAGATTGGACGACGCTCGCTAAGTATTGGTACCCCGTCGCACGCTGCAGTGATGTAACAGAGAAACCAACGTCCGTAAAACTGCTAGATGTAAATCTAGTTCTATACCGTACCACACACAAAGTAGTAGCGGCTCGTGATTTATGCGTTCACCGAGGCACCCCCCTTAGTATGGGCTGGGTGGAAGATGATGAAATTGTCTGTCCTTACCACGGCTTCCGCTATGCAACGGACGGCGCATGCACGTCGATTCCAGCTCACCCTGATGCCAACATTTCTCCCCGCCTGTGTATGGCTGTCTATCCAGTTATTGAACGATTTGGATTAGTGTGGACTTCCCTGACAGGTGAACAAGATAACCTGCCTTACTTCGATGCGTGGGAGGCCCCTGATTTTCAGCAAATTGTTTGTCCCAGCTTTGATATCATGGGTTCGGCTGGTCGTCAAATGGAAGGCTTTTTAGACGTAGCTCATTTTGCTTGGGTGCACACGGACACATTTGGTGATCGAAACAACGCCTTTGTGCCTAAATATAAAGTAAGCGATACAGATTATGGGCTTCATGTAGAATATACGAGCACCGTGAGCAATTATTCCAAAGAACAGCAGCATTTAAATCCACCTGATTTTAAATGGCTTCGCGTCTTTGATGTTTATCCGCCGTTTACAGCTACGCTAAAAGTATACTTCCCAGAAGGCGCAGAGCTGTGGATTATGAATGCAGTCTCTCCTATTTCAGCCCGCGAAACACGTTTATTCGCACCAATCGCTCGAAACTTTGACAAAGATTCTCCCGTTGAAGGTGTGTATGACTTTAACCTTCGCGTCTTTGACGAAGACCGTGAAATGGTTGAAAACCAAAAGCCTGAAGACTTGCCTTTAGACCTGCAGATGGAAGCGCATATTATGGCTGATCAAACGTCCATCGGCTACCGGAAATTATTAAAGAAAATGGGCTTAAGCTTTAGATATACAAGCTAA
- a CDS encoding DHA2 family efflux MFS transporter permease subunit, giving the protein MSQSINQMEKPPYGIIAILLIGAFISLLNETLLNVALPSIMKDLDVTTSTVQWLSTGYMLVNGIMIPTTAFLIQRYSVRGLFLTAMTLFTAGTILAGASPVFSVLLTARIIQASGAAIMMPLLMNVLLTSFPLEKRGAAMGIFGLVMIFAPAIGPTLSGWLIEHYEWRMLFHLVTPIAAIVLIGAFFLLKDKKEKVEINLDFLSLLLSTIGFGGLLYGFSSAGDKGWDSVEVYGTIIVGAVALILFITRQFKLKTPMLEFRIFKYPMFALSSTISMVITMALFSAMLLMPIYVQTVRGISPLHSGLLMLPGALLMGVMSPITGKLFDKFGARALAVTGLTITAVTTYFFSNLELDTTYTTLITLYTLRMFGMSMVMMPVMTNGLNQLPQRFNPHGTAMNNTLQQVSGAIGSALLVTVMSNRTATHAKELAQDAMSGAGAANATAAGAAQMKEQIGMQAMVQGINDAFAVSVVLVVVALILSVFMKRATPASEDEVIKEKAGREQFAK; this is encoded by the coding sequence ATGAGTCAATCGATAAATCAAATGGAAAAGCCGCCTTATGGCATAATTGCTATTTTGTTAATTGGCGCTTTTATCTCATTGTTGAATGAAACGTTATTAAACGTGGCGCTGCCGTCTATTATGAAAGACTTAGATGTGACAACGTCAACTGTCCAGTGGCTTTCTACTGGTTATATGTTAGTGAATGGTATTATGATTCCAACTACCGCTTTTTTAATTCAGCGTTATTCTGTCAGAGGCTTATTTTTAACGGCTATGACTTTATTTACAGCAGGAACAATACTTGCCGGTGCTTCGCCCGTATTTTCGGTCTTGTTAACCGCTCGTATTATTCAAGCATCAGGCGCAGCCATTATGATGCCGCTTTTAATGAACGTATTGCTCACAAGTTTCCCATTAGAAAAACGCGGAGCTGCGATGGGGATCTTCGGTTTAGTTATGATTTTTGCTCCGGCAATTGGCCCTACCTTATCAGGGTGGCTGATTGAACACTATGAGTGGAGAATGCTGTTCCACCTTGTTACGCCAATCGCGGCAATTGTATTAATAGGTGCTTTCTTCCTATTAAAAGACAAAAAAGAAAAAGTGGAAATCAATTTGGATTTTTTATCTCTTTTGTTATCTACAATTGGATTTGGAGGACTTCTATACGGATTTAGCTCAGCAGGAGATAAAGGCTGGGATTCTGTGGAAGTATACGGCACCATTATCGTAGGAGCTGTGGCGCTGATTTTATTTATTACGCGTCAGTTCAAGCTAAAAACACCTATGCTTGAATTCCGTATTTTTAAATATCCAATGTTTGCTTTATCGTCAACGATTTCAATGGTAATCACAATGGCGTTATTCTCAGCCATGCTGTTAATGCCAATATATGTTCAGACCGTGCGAGGCATTTCTCCGCTTCACTCAGGATTACTAATGCTTCCGGGTGCGCTGCTAATGGGTGTGATGTCTCCGATTACCGGAAAATTATTTGATAAATTCGGAGCGCGTGCACTGGCTGTAACGGGTCTAACGATTACAGCCGTCACGACGTATTTCTTCAGTAACTTAGAGCTTGATACGACATATACAACGCTCATTACGCTTTACACGCTTCGCATGTTCGGAATGTCTATGGTGATGATGCCAGTTATGACAAACGGATTAAATCAGCTGCCGCAGCGCTTTAATCCGCATGGTACTGCGATGAATAACACGCTTCAACAAGTATCGGGAGCTATTGGTTCGGCTCTTTTAGTAACGGTGATGTCAAATCGTACAGCTACGCACGCAAAAGAGCTTGCTCAAGATGCAATGAGCGGAGCAGGAGCAGCGAATGCAACGGCAGCCGGGGCAGCTCAAATGAAAGAACAAATTGGGATGCAGGCAATGGTACAAGGAATTAACGATGCGTTTGCCGTCTCAGTAGTACTAGTGGTGGTTGCCTTAATTCTTTCAGTGTTTATGAAACGCGCCACGCCGGCAAGTGAAGATGAAGTGATAAAGGAAAAAGCAGGACGCGAGCAGTTTGCTAAATAA
- a CDS encoding TetR/AcrR family transcriptional regulator, whose amino-acid sequence MNNRKQQVVKNAHHLFVEKGFQATSIQDIIDYSGISKGTFYNYFSSKNELLIAVFTWLHTTIEQERNQLLVGKSLTDVDVFVKQIDAQMKNHHKHKFFTLLEEVFVSNDPDLKAYIKNTQFIEVNWVYKRFIDLFGQEKKPYLLDCAIMFLGMLHRNFHYNFMVNGTNTDPHEIISYSVKRLLPLVEEVANSGDILLDPQTIKEWLPSCPNTKHQIEQDISAALIDLKKQLHKQFTDEFERQKCTELISFIEEELFKQPNPRKFVVDSALHSLKQLSVNNSKTTLEELQTMIDQYVSERH is encoded by the coding sequence ATGAACAACCGAAAACAGCAAGTTGTAAAAAATGCACACCATCTCTTCGTTGAAAAAGGATTTCAAGCTACATCTATTCAAGACATCATTGATTATAGCGGCATTTCAAAAGGAACATTCTACAACTATTTTTCTTCAAAAAATGAATTATTAATCGCTGTTTTTACCTGGCTTCATACAACAATTGAACAAGAGCGAAATCAGCTGCTGGTTGGTAAAAGCCTGACCGATGTAGATGTGTTTGTTAAACAGATTGATGCACAGATGAAAAACCATCATAAACATAAATTTTTTACATTACTTGAAGAAGTATTTGTTTCCAATGATCCCGATTTAAAAGCATACATAAAAAACACCCAGTTTATTGAAGTAAACTGGGTTTACAAACGGTTCATTGATTTATTTGGACAAGAAAAGAAACCGTACCTGCTAGATTGTGCAATTATGTTTCTTGGCATGCTTCATCGCAACTTTCACTATAATTTTATGGTTAACGGCACAAATACTGACCCCCATGAGATCATAAGCTACAGTGTCAAGCGCCTGCTTCCTCTTGTAGAGGAAGTAGCAAATTCAGGAGACATTTTGCTCGATCCGCAAACGATTAAAGAATGGCTTCCATCTTGCCCGAATACTAAACATCAAATAGAACAGGACATTTCTGCAGCACTTATCGATTTAAAAAAACAGTTGCACAAACAATTTACGGATGAATTCGAACGTCAAAAATGCACAGAGCTTATTAGTTTTATTGAAGAAGAGCTGTTTAAACAGCCAAATCCCCGCAAGTTTGTTGTGGATAGTGCTCTTCATTCGTTAAAGCAGCTGTCTGTTAACAACAGTAAAACGACCCTAGAGGAACTGCAAACGATGATTGATCAGTATGTGAGTGAACGTCATTAA